From one Sphingomonas naphthae genomic stretch:
- a CDS encoding DUF2493 domain-containing protein has protein sequence MSTSLAAALAALELDHLEPAAEELSGMAPPPTEALEQTVTAIWSDLFTTMTNTSIERDIEDLGWSMVNLFHRAAAKKHGLVDRLTDDIRLLLAEQDGSEISTNDLEEKIDLAKKVEESAGAFEVMRDVAAAHYMRETGRSWVPSSGNRISLGVTAAIVDGNAFLRARRERRLEANTASGTPVVFAGGRLTFANDADLKTFADNLLATLNKVRAHVGDMYLVHGGDMKGIERLAASWAEQKGIQQVRFGLDRKLGDRAGFRRNEQMLSLNPRFVIAFQGNGVTERLVIEAKARKIRVVDRRGPLGAPPASLDAERRQRSR, from the coding sequence ATGTCCACCTCGCTAGCAGCCGCATTGGCGGCACTGGAACTGGACCATCTCGAACCTGCCGCCGAAGAATTGTCGGGCATGGCGCCACCGCCGACCGAGGCGCTGGAGCAAACCGTCACTGCCATCTGGAGCGACCTGTTCACAACGATGACCAACACGTCGATCGAACGCGACATCGAAGATCTCGGCTGGAGCATGGTCAATCTCTTCCACCGCGCCGCCGCCAAGAAGCACGGGCTTGTCGATCGGTTGACCGACGACATCCGGCTCCTCCTGGCCGAACAGGACGGCTCGGAGATCAGCACCAACGATCTGGAGGAGAAGATCGACCTTGCCAAGAAGGTCGAGGAATCCGCAGGCGCCTTCGAGGTCATGCGCGACGTCGCTGCCGCTCACTATATGCGCGAGACAGGCCGGTCCTGGGTTCCTTCCTCCGGCAATCGCATTTCGCTGGGCGTCACTGCCGCGATCGTCGACGGCAACGCCTTCCTCCGCGCGCGTCGCGAACGTCGCCTCGAGGCCAATACTGCCAGTGGCACGCCGGTCGTGTTTGCCGGTGGCCGACTGACCTTTGCCAACGACGCCGATCTCAAGACCTTCGCCGACAACCTGCTGGCGACCCTCAACAAGGTCCGCGCCCATGTCGGCGACATGTATCTCGTCCATGGTGGTGACATGAAGGGCATCGAGCGGCTTGCCGCTTCCTGGGCCGAACAGAAAGGCATCCAGCAAGTGCGGTTCGGCCTCGACCGCAAGCTGGGCGACCGCGCCGGGTTCCGCCGCAACGAGCAGATGCTCTCGCTCAACCCCCGCTTCGTCATCGCCTTCCAGGGCAATGGGGTGACCGAACGGCTCGTGATCGAGGCGAAGGCCCGCAAGATCCGTGTCGTCGATCGGCGCGGGCCGCTCGGCGCCCCGCCGGCATCGCTCGATGCCGAGCGCCGTCAGCGATCGCGCTGA
- a CDS encoding DUF6878 family protein: protein MDHAAPLTPVSIDWEAVMARHAAYEAKAASLMPLNKAALFDALHAVGITLVTVAFDGGGDSGQIESVDAAAGDAPADLPEAQIALLKAKPDGCGMETTIMSVADVIEDLAYQLLTQSHPGWENNDGAYGEFSFDVAARTITLDHNDRYTAVESFEHQW, encoded by the coding sequence ATGGATCATGCAGCACCGCTTACGCCGGTCAGCATCGACTGGGAGGCCGTCATGGCACGCCACGCCGCTTATGAGGCGAAGGCCGCTTCGCTCATGCCGTTGAACAAAGCTGCGCTGTTCGATGCGCTACATGCTGTCGGTATCACCTTGGTCACCGTGGCTTTCGACGGTGGCGGCGATTCCGGTCAGATCGAAAGCGTCGATGCCGCCGCCGGCGATGCACCGGCGGATCTGCCCGAAGCGCAGATCGCTCTGCTCAAGGCAAAGCCGGACGGATGTGGCATGGAGACGACGATCATGTCGGTGGCCGACGTGATCGAAGACCTTGCCTATCAACTCCTCACCCAGAGCCATCCGGGCTGGGAGAATAATGATGGTGCCTATGGCGAGTTCAGCTTTGACGTCGCCGCCCGAACGATCACGCTCGATCACAACGACCGCTACACAGCGGTCGAATCCTTCGAGCATCAATGGTGA
- a CDS encoding DUF6915 family protein: MGHCYHHALSSVRKWGGVAEDYLPLHQWFDESKSITADYRHRALRHHAEGIFMLERFFGATITLSTGRQVPVRLIGEQHVMEDLGFIPSFVDWVRCIQPKPWMGRAQPIHTVVDPFAVADGDAAEPASA; this comes from the coding sequence ATGGGACATTGTTATCACCACGCGCTGTCGTCGGTTCGTAAATGGGGCGGCGTGGCCGAGGACTATCTGCCGCTCCATCAGTGGTTCGATGAATCGAAATCCATCACTGCCGATTATCGGCATCGTGCGCTTCGGCACCATGCCGAAGGCATCTTCATGCTCGAGCGCTTCTTCGGCGCCACCATCACCCTATCGACGGGGCGCCAGGTGCCGGTTCGCCTGATCGGCGAGCAGCACGTCATGGAAGACCTTGGCTTCATTCCGAGCTTTGTCGATTGGGTTCGGTGCATCCAGCCCAAGCCCTGGATGGGGCGTGCGCAGCCCATCCATACCGTTGTCGATCCATTTGCCGTGGCCGATGGCGACGCCGCCGAGCCCGCTTCAGCGTAA
- a CDS encoding single-stranded DNA-binding protein, translating into MQNIVILAGNVGATPEARTTQGGTKITHFSLATSRPKRDSDGKVIKDRDGYRVEDTEWHRITCFNGVGKTVEEYVDKGMKVMVRGRIHYTSWTDQDDIKRYGTEIIADEVTFLTRARQASEQQQGERDLPIDDDIPF; encoded by the coding sequence ATGCAGAACATCGTCATCCTCGCCGGCAACGTCGGCGCCACCCCCGAAGCCCGCACCACGCAGGGCGGCACCAAGATCACCCATTTCAGCCTCGCGACCTCGCGGCCCAAGCGCGACAGCGACGGCAAGGTCATCAAGGATCGCGACGGCTACCGTGTCGAAGACACCGAATGGCACCGGATCACCTGCTTCAACGGCGTCGGCAAGACCGTCGAGGAATATGTCGACAAGGGCATGAAGGTGATGGTCCGCGGCCGCATCCACTACACCAGCTGGACCGATCAGGACGACATCAAGCGCTACGGCACCGAGATCATCGCCGACGAGGTGACCTTCCTCACCCGCGCCCGTCAGGCGTCCGAGCAGCAGCAGGGCGAGCGGGACCTCCCGATCGATGACGACATCCCCTTCTGA
- a CDS encoding ArsR/SmtB family transcription factor translates to MENDSAILALGALAQGTRLDAFRLLVRHEPDGLAAGDVARQLGIPQNTMSSHLAGLARAGLIRAERHSRQIIYRADLDRLKALTLFLVKDCCGGRAELCEPLIAELVPCC, encoded by the coding sequence ATGGAAAATGATTCTGCGATCCTGGCTCTGGGCGCGTTGGCGCAGGGGACACGGCTTGATGCCTTCCGGCTGCTCGTCCGTCACGAGCCCGATGGCCTCGCCGCGGGTGACGTCGCCCGGCAGCTTGGCATTCCGCAAAACACGATGTCGTCCCACCTGGCCGGTCTCGCGCGGGCGGGGCTGATCCGGGCTGAGCGCCATAGCCGGCAGATTATCTACCGCGCCGATCTCGATCGGCTCAAGGCGCTGACCCTGTTCCTGGTCAAGGACTGCTGCGGGGGCAGAGCTGAATTGTGCGAGCCGCTGATTGCCGAACTTGTTCCTTGCTGCTGA
- the arsC gene encoding arsenate reductase (glutaredoxin) (This arsenate reductase requires both glutathione and glutaredoxin to convert arsenate to arsenite, after which the efflux transporter formed by ArsA and ArsB can extrude the arsenite from the cell, providing resistance.), which yields MTIDIVIYHNPACGTSRNTLAMIENAGIEPHIIEYLKTPPNRSRLVSLIGRMGITPRALLREKGTPYLDLGLDNLALSDDELVDAMVAHPILINRPIVVSPLGVRLCRPSEEVLDLLPGTHRGPFTKEDGQRVIDSDGKRIQP from the coding sequence ATGACCATCGATATCGTCATTTACCATAACCCTGCGTGCGGGACGTCGCGCAACACGCTCGCGATGATCGAGAATGCGGGCATCGAGCCCCACATCATCGAATATCTCAAGACGCCGCCGAACCGGTCCCGTCTCGTGTCGCTGATCGGTCGGATGGGCATCACACCACGGGCGCTGCTTAGAGAAAAGGGTACACCCTATCTCGATCTTGGTCTCGACAATCTTGCCCTGAGCGATGACGAACTGGTGGACGCCATGGTGGCGCACCCCATCCTGATCAATCGCCCCATCGTCGTGTCGCCGCTCGGCGTCAGGCTTTGCCGCCCATCGGAGGAAGTGCTCGATCTGCTGCCCGGCACCCATCGCGGGCCGTTCACGAAGGAGGATGGTCAGCGAGTGATCGAT